The following is a genomic window from Triticum aestivum cultivar Chinese Spring unplaced genomic scaffold, IWGSC CS RefSeq v2.1 scaffold17366, whole genome shotgun sequence.
cagcagcggcaggtaGAAGAAGTCGAGCAGAGGAGGAGCAGCAGTAGGGACGAGGGGAGGAGCAGCAACGAAGGGGTTCAGAGAGAAACCGCAGGAGGTTGGAGTTCAGAGCAGCAGCAGCGTGGAGGGTTGAGAGagccgcagcagcagcagaggaagagaagaaGGAGCAGCAGCAGGGGACGTTGAGAGAGAAGAGGAGCAAGATCGGGGCAGAAAGGAGGAGAGAGGCGCTTGGTGCTGATGGCGGCAGTGGCTGGAGATGGTGGCGCTAGTGGAGTGGTGGATGGAGGCTGCTGGTGGTGGGTATGCTGGTGGATGGATGGGTGACGGAGGcgcaccaccacgccggcctggccgtggcggcggcggagttGGAGAAAGAGAAGGAGGGGTGAGGGGGAGAGAGATGTGCCATGCCCGATTTGGGGATGAAGGCATCTAGGGATTTTGACCCCACGGTTGATCAGCCCATATTGCAATTTGGCcctcctcctttccttctttcttctGAAGTCGATCCCCTCCATCTTTAGTTTTGGCCCCCGGTTTCTTCTTTCCTTCATGCTCAGGTCCCTTCCTTCACCTCTTTCCTGCCCTTCTCTCTTCTCAATGGCCAATTCGTCCGAATCTTGAAgattatagtgcctttgcgcacttttctgcaaaataatcaaatgacgagtaaatgatcttttatatgattttcatttaAATATATCATAGTTCACAGCAAGAATGGATCGTCGGATCACAATAAATGGTGTGTTTGtgtgccaaaattatatatatgaaatgtgcttatcaagttcccccacacttaaatctttgcttgtcctctagCAAAGGCATATGACAAAAGCAAGAACATGAACAGTGAATTGACTAGAGAATGTCAAGTGAAGTAGATCTCTAAACAAAGCATGCTTTGGACTTAGCTAATGAAAATTAATGGATAAGAGTGCTACAAAGCAATAGGATACTAGTAGACTCAATAATTTTAAACTTTTACAATGATAAAAATGGATCAACAAATTCAAATGCTGATTGCGCCAAatggttcctaaagagagcatgatcccgAGAACAAAAAGAACTGGAATTAAATCTCTTATTTGCAGAAATATAACTTGGTGGTTGAACCACTAATTGAGTTTGAAGGAAGTAATGATAATATTTTATTGATctcaccaaaggaacataccaccgatcccgagaacatggtatacacctggctcaaccaatttttatgaaattttttttgtttgtctccccaaaggaacataccaccgatcctgagaacatggtatacacctggttcgacaattacatttttattattattaattactgcccaagctaacccgatttcacatgccaccgatcccgtgaacatgacatgctactgtaggtagCCAGACTTATTTATTCATTATTACTTATCTTAAATGAACAACGCTTAAGCACAAAAATaggaatcatcacttctccatgtctggttcacatgctaccgatccagggaacatagcatgctaatccatagtggttaGGTGATTGCTCTCAATGGGAAGACACTTGGCACAAATACAGCATCTAAACGTGGTGATTTAGGTGTATCGAGGTAAAAGCAGAAAATGATTaagttttctagtgtactagggatttgagcactcaaaactaataaCTTCCACTACTTTCAGCAAAGCAAGCATTGTAtagatcactagtttacaaggCATTCAACACTCAGTTCACATATTCACATCAATCGCCCTATGTCGAAGGTAAAATTCAGTGGGACGGTATTTAAGAAATGACACAAGCAACCCAAATAACAGTTGATTACAGCATGTATAATGTATGATGGTATTCAGATTGgggtcatgaaacagctcaccggGTTTATATGATGTAAGTCTCGCTCGATCACTCTCACATCCTCGTGCATTGCGACTCCTCTCCTTTTGCTTCCCTATCCTCATGCCTGCTCCAGCTTCTCTCTTCATGTGTGCTCCTTGCTTCTCCTCATCCCCATGCCATGGGTCCACCAGGGTCCCAGGGAATGTCATCTCGAACTTGGTCAGCATGTAGTGGATCGTGCACAAGCAATAACCTGAAAGAGCACTCAACCAAAGAGACAATGCAAGTGGTAGGGATAATACCCTCCAAGTCATCAATCGAATATCCAATTACATAAGCATAGCTATAAAGCACATGTTTAGGATGGTAGAAATTAGCAAGGTCAACACTAACATGAGGATGATATTTATCATTAAGCTTAAGACTAACATGGGAATGCTATGTTTCATGAAGCATAGGACTAGCACGAGGAAAGTAACTATGATCATCACAAATGAGAGTAATGCCACTAACAGGGTATATATCATCATATCCAAGCAAATGAGTTTTCAAATCAATGTTAAGTGATGGTATCATGTAATGCAAGGTAGTAGCAAAGAAATCACAAGGCATCATGTCATCAAGAGGATTGGGTAAACCTGACACATCACGCTCTGGTATGACGATAGGCAAATGAATCGcatgttcttcatcttcatctacagCAGCTTCTTGTATTTCTTCAGGAGTAGTAGATGATGAGTCTTCAACTTGATCACTTGGGAATTGCAGCTCTTGATCATCTTGTTCCTTGTCTTCTAGTTCATCTTCTTCAATCCGAGGTCTTTCTTCCTCTGGACTCTTGCTATCTTGCTCAACTGGATGTGACGGTGTTGGAACCTCACATGTATGACTAGAAATCTCAGCAGCACTCAGCTCAAGGAGAGATGAGATAGTACTACTAGCGTTGATGTTCTTCTCAATCTTCCTTACTTCATCCACTAGCTCTTTTCCACTCTTGATATTCTTCATTTCATCTAGTATCATCGGCCTAATTGGATCATCTTCAGCACTCCAAGTGAACTCGAGACTAAGCAATGTGAGCTTGTCTATATCATCAAATTCATCTTGTGTGGGCACTTGCACATGAGATTGCTCAGCAGTTGCTGGAGTTGTTGGTTGACCAAATGGAGGACCATTTAACTCCATTGGCAACATCTCCTGGTGTTGAGGTATATGAGTAGGAGCTGAATAAATCTGTTGTGGAGCATAGTTGTGGCTCTCCTCATTGTACCTAAATCCCCGCATATGATTACTAGAAGCAAACGATGAGATCTCAGGGTTGTTGCTCCTATATGACATATTCGGGTTTTCAGGCCACCCATATGAgtaattgttttggtatgagctATGATCTTGAGCGAAGCTCATGCCAAAACAATCTGGAGTGTGAGAGTAGCCACGCTGACATTCAGCGGGCGAATGGCCCTGAAATCCACAAATATGGCAAGTAGGAGCAACATAAGGATGGCCTCTGGAATAAGGATCGTAAGAACTAGGACTATCCTCAAAAACTACATCTCGCTGCCGAGCTAAATCATGTAATCGATGGGAAATCTTACCTATCAGTTCTTGAATACTTTCCATGCTGTTTGTAGTGTTGCTCGCATAAGCATGATGATCTGAATAGAATGCCATTTCCGAGAAGATAGTTCTAACctgcaaaaaggaaaagaaaacaaaaaaaaagatacTAACTAGAATAGGGGTTAGCGGTTAGAGATATATCACGAATATATGGCACAAactagaaaaagaagaaaaacctAGTCTATAGCCTAACACGGTCACACGACGCTAGTCCCCGGCAACGCTGCTAAAATGATCAATTGTAATATAGCGGGGTTTTTACGCCCCAAACTACGAATGTcttgttctccacagggactagacGATCAGCGATGATGCTCGGCTAAAGCTAGGATAGACAATTTAAGTGACGATTACTGGGAAAATAAACCTGAAGTATCTAAGATCGTTTCGGAAAATTGGCGACAAAGTAAATGAAAAGAAGCAAAGGGAGATTCAGATTTTACTCATTGTCTTTTTGGTATTTTCGTAATGCTTGAGAAGTTAAAATACTAATACGAGCAATCATCAAACAGCTAGGGAATTAAAAAGACATGATCATATATATAACATGGAGGAAGAAACAAGGTTTTAGGACAGAACATGAACATATCACATCATAGGCACACATGTATACATATATCACACGTGCTGGAGTTAACACAGACTACAAAATGAAACAAGTTCACAAGGTTGGATACTCATATATGGTGACAGAAAGACCACAAATACACGGCAAGAACACTTCAACTGGTGAGAACACACAATATGTGATACAATATTTATAAGTCCGAAACTGAACAATCGTCAGGTTATAAGCTCTTATGAAATCTGAATATTATAAGTATTACACATCTCAATTCTGAACATTATAGAGTACTAAACATTACACTACTCAAAGATTACAGAAATTTAGAGAAtagagagagggagaaagagagatagagagagatgacAGCAGCAAGTTGGTGAAGAGGAGCAGCTGGACATCAGGGGCGTTGGAGAGAAAGTGCAGCAGTAGGAGGCGTTGAGAGGAGAAGGTGCAGTAGTTCGTGGGAGAAGAAGGGGCGCAAGGAGAGAGGTtgagagcagcagcagcggcaggtaGAAGAAGTCGAGCGGAGGAGGAGCAGCAGTAGGGACGAGGGGAGGAGCAGCAGCGAAGGGGTTCAGAGAGAAACCGCAGGAGGTTGGGAGTTCAGAGCAGCAGCAGCGTGGAGGGTtgagagagcagcagcagcaacagaggaAGAGAAGAAGGAGCAGCAGCAGGGTACGTTGAGAGACAAGAGGAGCAAGATCGGGGCAGAAAGGAGGAGAGAGGCGCTTGGTGCTGATGGCGGCAATGGCTGGAGATGGTGGCGCTAGTGGAGTGGTGGATGGAGGCTGCTGGTGGTGGGTATGCTGGTGGATGGATGGGTGACGGAGGcgcaccaccacgccggcctggccgtggcggcggcggagttggagaaggagaaggaggggtgAGGGGGAGAGAGATGTGCCAGGCCCGATTTGGGGATGAAGGCATCTAGGGATTTTGACCCCACGGTTGATCAGCCCATATTGCAATTTGGCcctcctcctttccttctttcttcCGAAGTCGATCCCTTCCATCTTTAGTTTTGGCCCCCGGTTTCTTCTTTCCTTCATGCTCAGGTCCCTTTGTTCACCTCTTTCCTGCCCTTCTCTCTTCTCAATGGCCAATTCGTCTGAATCTTGAAgattatagtgcctttgcgcacttttctgcaaaataatcaaatgacgagtaaatgatcttttatatgattttcatttaAATATATCATATTTCACAGTTAGAATGGATCGTCGGATCACAATAAATGGTGTGTTTGtgtgccaaaattatatatatgaaatgtgcttatcagctgcgctacctatcacttgtttaccgtgcctcccatattgtcatgtcagcctctaaccttttcacccctcctagcaaaccgttgtttggctatgttaccgctttgctcagcccctcttatagcgttgttagttgcaggtgaagttgaagattgctccatgatggacaggattattttgggatatcacaatatcacttatttaattaatgcatctatatacttggtaaagggtggaagactcggccttatgcctggtgttttgttccactcttgccgccctagtttccttcataccggtgttattttccttgattttacgttccttacgcggttgggtgatttatgggacccccttgatagttcgctttgaataaaactcctccggcaaggcccaacattggttttaacatttgccacataagcctttttcccttgggttctgcagactcaagggtcatctttattttacccccccccccggccagtgctcctccgagtgttggtccaaactagagcaccgtacgggaccattccttggcaacttggattacgtcggtacctgtactcttagcttatctggtgtgccctgagaacgagatatgtgcagctcctatcgggatttgtcggcacagcgggtggtcttgctggtcttgttttaccattgtcgaaatgtcttgtaaccgggattccgagtctgatcgggtcttcctgggagaaggaatatccttcgttgatcgtgagagcttatgatgggctaagttgggacacctctgcagggcttaaactttcgaaagccgtgcccgcggttatgtggcagatgggaatttgttaatgtccggttttagataacttgacaccagatccgaattaaaatgcatcaaccgtgtgtgtagccgtgatggtctcttttcggcggagtccgggaagtgaacacggttttgggttatgattgacgtaagtaggagttcaggatcacttcttgatctttgctagcttcacgaccgttccatttgctctcttctcgctcttatttgcgtatgttagccaccatatttgcttagtgcttgctgcaactccacctcattaccacttcctacccataagcttaaatagtcttgatctcgcgggttttgagattgttgagtcctcgtgactcaccagatactatcacaacagttgcaggtgccgatgataccagtgcaggtgatgcaaccgagctcagatgggagctcaacgaagatcttggtcgttgctatgtttcgtctcatgttgatcagtagtggagcccagttgggacgatcggggatctagcagttgggttatcttcttttcttttggttttgtctgtagtcggactatgtgtgtattctgaatgatgtatgatttatttatgttcattgtgtgaagtggcgattgtaagccaactctttatcccagtcttgttcattacatgggattgtgtgaagatgacccttcttgagacaaaaccacaatgcggttatgcctctaagtcgtgcttcgacacgtgggagatatagccgcatcgtgggtgttacacggggccttcacgaagatttgcatgccaccacgtaggcatgcgctgagttggctgaGAAGCCTTGCGCGGACACACAGGTGCCTtcccagctggtgggctggcagctgcatgggagcggtggcaAAGGCTTGGCGGGTGCGGGTCTGGCTGTGGCCTcgtggactgatacgtctccaacgtatctataatttatgaagcattcatgctattttattatctattttgaatgattatgggctttattatacacttttatattacttttgggactaacctattaaccagaggctcagctcatattgttgttttattgcttgtttcagtatttcaaagaaaaggaatatcaaatggagtccaaacggaatgaaaccttcagggatgagggtatgtaccagtagctatgtgtttgatctctctctctctctctcgtgttctctctatggcacaatcttgatgtatcgcgagctttgttattatagttggatcttatgatgtttctccccctctactctcttgtgatgaattgagtttccctcttgaagttatcttatcggattgagtctttgatttgagaacacttcatgtatgtcttaacgtgtttatctgtggtgacaatgggatatcacgtgccacttgatgtatgttttggtgaccaacttgcgggttccgcccatgaacctatgcataggggttggcacacattttcttgactctccgttagaaactttggggcactctttgaagtactttgtgttggttggatgaatttgagattgtgtgacgcatatcgtataatcttgcccatgaatacttgaggtgacaatggagtatctaggtgacattagggttttggtttatttgtgtcttaaggtgttattctagtatgaactctatgatggatcgagcggaaagaatagctttatgttattttactacgaactcttgaatagatagaacagaaaggataactttgaggtggtttcgtacactaccataatctctacatttgttctccgctattagtggctttggagtgactctttgttgcatgttgagggattgttatatgatctatctatgttatgattgttgagagaacttgcactagtgaaagtatgaaccctatgcctttttcctatcattgcaataccgtttacgctcacttatattattagttaccttgctgtttttattatttcagattacaaaaacatatatctactatccatattgcacttgtatcaccatctcttcgctgaactagtgcacctatacaatttaccattgtattgggtgtgttggggacacaagagactctttgttatttggttgcagggttgtttgtgagagaccatcttcatcctacgcctcccacggattgataaaccttaggtcatccacttgagggaaaattgctattgtcctacaaaccattgcacttgcaggcccaacaacgtctacaagaagaaggttgtgtagtagacatcaagctcttttctggcgccgttgccggggaggctaggtaagcggcactcacaccctgtcaactaagctctttctggcaccgttgccggggaggtgagtgcttgaaggtatatctttagatcttgcaatcgaatctttttgtctcatacgcttcatctttttaatatctttcgtgagtttgatggaaaggaaaattgtgctcaagtgctagaagaagagtgcattaaaatgcttggtactgaatctttgaatgatgagcatgattgcaatgttgttagtataaactccttgaatatccatagtactaatgatgattgctctagtcatgatgaaaatatctcttatgagcatgtcaacttctgtggagtgcatgtttgcatgaatgcACCAAAttgagaagatatatattgcaagaggcataagtatttagaaactaaattgttgcaagaaagacttgatgattgtgctgaaagattcaatattttttgtgctccttgtgaactttgcaatgaacgtggtcatttaaatctccaatgcaaattgtttcatgaccgaattgtgtccaaaaattgtgatagctttgattacccttgggcatcataaagagcttagccttcttttggggtatgaagaaatgaaacgtataaatgagggtattccaaaatttaatcttgatagatttcttgattttgatctagagaagatttatatgtttcgtgcggtgaattgcattgaaaatccctatatttccaattacataaagaaaataaagcaaatagaagatgatgagaatactaatgaaagggaagagacttcccaatatcctcctattatttcttatgacgaatcaggtaacgaggaggagctttctatccaaccaatcttgtcaataaggagctcaaagaggaaggttgaacccacacataatgtgaaaaagaaaaggaaaagaaagggcaacaaaggtaaaaaggtatcccttccaaatgatgttgctcctactactcattgtgatgatgataattgctatactattggtgctatccatactattaatgatgagagtgattatgcttatgatatgaaaaatcccaagcttggggaagttatgtttgatgaggatgacatattttagaatatatttgctgaaattaatgtttgtcccaagcttggggatgctatgtttaatgaagatgatatttttagcatcccaagttttgatatgcaaagttgttatgatgatagcatgcctcttacctatgatgattatattgatgaaagtggttttggaagagtgacaactttaagaagtagttatcccactattttggaggatgttgaatcttattgtgatgaatatgaaactggatttggaagagtgtcaactttatttagtgatgattccactatcttggaagaggtttcaatcgattatgatgagaacaaagttgctacttatgatgattattgtgatgaaacttatgctataaaaagtagtgataattatattTGTAAATCTTGTcataattatgattacccttttttctgaacattactcttttaatatggaaacaatttttagtattcaagtctcttatgatactcctgctattccgaatgaggagaattttgcttatgtggagagtagtaaattttatatgctagtagatcatgaaaagaattctttaggtgctggttatatttttgaattcattcatgatgctactgaaaattattatgagggaggaacatatgcttgtaggaattgcaatgatatcaagttttctctctatgcgcttaaaatcttgaagttatgcttgttttaccttcctatgatagttgattattgttcccataagttgtttggtcacaaaatccctatgcataggaagtgggttagacttaaatgtgctagtcatatgcttcatgatgctcccactatgtttcaattcttatcttttatgtgagcatcattgtcatcatcatgcctagccagAAAGGCAttcaagaaaagcgcttgttgggagacaacccaatatttatctgtACTGTTtctgtgtgtccacatgattatgctactgtagtaatcatgttttatagattttatttcaataaatgccaagtaagacctttaggagagcttacggtgatagttgtgttgatcctgctgaaaatcagaaacttttgcacccagtaaattagttttgttaattcacagaaacgtgctcttgatctgattctttttgctctggattggtacacaaatttcttaggtcttCCTAAATTGGTAGGTGTTTTGGAGtcccataagtatacgtttgatacagattactaaagactgttctgtttttgacatattctgttttctatgtgttgtttgcttattttgatgaattttttagtagtatcggagggtatgaaccatagagcagttggaatacagtatatattacaccaatatgaatttataatgagttcattacagtacctaagtggttgttttattttcttatactaacggagcttacgagttttctgttgagttttgtgttgtggagttttcaagttttgggtaaagaatcgatggactatggaataaggagtggcaagagcctaagattggggatgcccaaggcaccccaaggtaatattcaaggacgaccaaaagcctaagcttggggatgccccggatggcatcccctctttcgtcttcattcatcggtaactttacttggagctatatttttattcgccacatgatatgtgttttgcttggagcgtcattttatcttgttagtatttgcttgatgttatttagaataatggttttcatctttagtttcaataaaaatgtcaaggatagcctttaccatgcttattttgctagtatacatgttgctgtttgaaaacagaaagtttaccgctgttgcaaaaattctctagaaaagtcagagcatgatataatgttgaaactttttgcataatgagctatgataaatttactacagtgggaatgttatttcataatttttggagttagggaagtattgatactcttgcattctttacagactgtactgttttggcagattgctgttatggttgcagtgtttgcgtatgtttgcttgtttaatgattctatttgaggataggagtattaaatatgcagagacatttagtatgaaatgttgaataataatgttagtgatttgttacagtagaaaatgataaggttttgcattggttaacctatctcacgagttcttgttgagtttggtgtggataaagcttttgataaaaagagaaaccatgatatgagaggaattaaggagacacaaaagttcaatcttggagatgcccaaggcaccccaagataatatttcaataagtctcgaGCATCTACGCTTGGGCATGCCCcgctaggcatcccacctttcttcttcaacaactatcggttagtatcggttgagcctaagtttttgcttcttcacatgagttgtgatatccttgcaatgtcattttgttttgcttttcttgctgtttgaataaagtacttaggatctgaaattccttaatgagagagagtcttcacatagttacataattacttagctactcattgatcttcacttatatctttttggagtagtttgtcatttactcgtgtgcttcacttatatcctatgagtaaatggttgaatgagttgattgtcataaatatgaaatta
Proteins encoded in this region:
- the LOC123172630 gene encoding uncharacterized protein, producing the protein MSFAQDHSSYQNNYSYGWPENPNMSYRSNNPEISSFASSNHMRGFRYNEESHNYAPQQIYSAPTHIPQHQEMLPMELNGPPFGQPTTPATAEQSHVQVPTQDEFDDIDKLTLLSLEFTWSAEDDPIRPMILDEMKNIKSGKELVDEVRKIEKNINASSTISSLLELSAAEISSHTCEVPTPSHPVEQDSKSPEEERPRIEEDELEDKEQDDQELQFPSDQVEDSSSTTPEEIQEAAVDEDEEHAIHLPIVIPERDVSGLPNPLDDMMPCDFFATTLHYMIPSLNIDLKTHLLGYDDIYPVSGITLICDDHSYFPRASPMLHET